One part of the Magallana gigas chromosome 5, xbMagGiga1.1, whole genome shotgun sequence genome encodes these proteins:
- the LOC105320586 gene encoding sodium/hydrogen exchanger 9B2: protein MTSNDPPPEYSEVEDSFTDVELHDVKVENGVNDTTEDTIKVKDTEAQNKDKGQVKEKPTVSKTKNSKMAALKQTVRPCLRKANPLPENPTVCDKIKDMFLLPPHGIVGFILQITIICLQIWGILAAITGSEAMPGGNFFSLLVLFVLCVIGGRLISLANLPPLLGMLIVGVLLRNVPGIKIVGESIDPKWSGHLRKLALTVILLRAGLGLDIVKLRKLSFAVLRLAFTPCLCEAITVGIVSHFLLGFPWTWSLMLGCILGALSPAVTVPSLVSLQDRRYGVAKGIPTMCLAAGGLDNVLSVTGFAVFVGIIFSEGDIAVTIIKGPLGALLGIVYGFVAGIMLWYLPGKDSSNSLFYRGMLLFGCGLIAIFGSSAVSLSGAGPLGCLTTATVAAYKWRLQRQPGEPDDLGGVIALAWLIVQHFLFGLIGAAVDISNIQPNTAGLGIATLFIGLCVRSAVSFSVTIGTGFNLKERIFITLTWLSKATVQAAIGGLALDKALEGDNQDDIRMGTDVLTIAVLAIVICAPVGATCMGIFGPRSLAHGDEEEVRVECGGSVTSSSESACHKESEIKSECRKMQ from the exons ATGACTTCAAATGACCCCCCTCCTG AATATTCGGAAGTAGAGGATAGTTTCACAGACGTCGAATTACACGATGTTAAAGTAGAGAACGGAGTTAATGACACAACGGAGGACACAATTAAGGTCAAGGACACAGAAGCTCAAAACAAGGACAAAGGTCAAGTAAAGGAAAAACCAACAGTgtcaaagacaaaaaactcTAAAATGGCGGCCCTCAAACAGACAGTGCGGCCGTGTCTGAGAAAGGCCAATCCCTTACCAGAAAACCCTACAGTGTGTGACAAAATCAAGGACATGTTTCTGCTTCCTCCACACGGCATTGTTGGGTTCATTTTGCAAATCACCATTATCTGTCTACAAATCTGGGGTATCCTTGCTGCGATAACCGGAAGTGAAGCAATGCCTGGTGGGAATTTCTTTTCCCTGCTTGTTCTTTTCGTTCTGTGTGTTATTGGTGGACGTCTGATTTCTCTGGCCAATCTTCCTCCATTGTTAG GCATGTTGATAGTTGGTGTCCTTCTTCGAAACGTACCAGGAATAAAGATTGTTGGCGAAAGTATCGACCCAAAGTGGTCAGGGCATCTCAG aaaactTGCTTTGACTGTGATATTACTCCGCGCTGGCCTCGGTTTGGATATAGTGAAACTACGGAAGTTGTCCTTTGCCGTATTACGCCTTGCGTTCACGCCTTGTCTCTGTGAGGCCATTACAGTGGGAATTGTCTCCCATTTTCTGCTAGGATTTCCTTGGACATGGAGTTTAATGCTGGg GTGCATCTTGGGAGCACTTTCCCCTGCTGTTACAGTACCCTCCCTCGTAAGTCTCCAGGACCGCCGTTATGGCGTCGCTAAAGGTATTCCCACCATGTGCCTGGCTGCCGGGGGACTGGACAATGTTCTTTCTGTTACCGGGTTTGCTGTTTTTGTAGGCATCATTTTTTCCGAAg GTGATATAGCTGTGACCATCATAAAAGGGCCATTAGGAGCGTTGCTCGGAATTGTTTATGGGTTTGTCGCGGGTATCATGTTATGGTATCTACCTGGGAAAGACTCG AGTAATTCCCTCTTCTACCGCGGTATGCTCCTGTTCGGATGTGGACTGATCGCTATATTCGGAAGTTCGGCGGTCAGTCTGTCCGGAGCGGGGCCGCTGGGCTGTCTCACCACCGCCACTGTCGCCGCCTACAAATGGCGCCTACAAAGACAACCAGGAGAACCG GATGACCTTGGTGGGGTCATTGCGCTTGCGTGGTTGATTGTTCAGCATTTCCTGTTTGGGTTGATCGGAGCAGCAGTTGACATCAGCAATATTCAGCCAAACACGGCCG GGCTGGGTATCGCCACTCTGTTCATTGGTCTGTGCGTGCGCAGTGCGGTGTCTTTCAGCGTTACCATAGGAACCGGATTCAATCTGAAGGAGAGAATTTTCATTACACTTACTTGGCTTTCAAAGGCTACCGTTCAG GCCGCCATTGGTGGACTCGCCCTTGACAAAGCGTTAGAGGGAGATAACCAGGACGACATACGCATGGGTACAGACGTCCTCACCATCGCCGTCCTGGCAATCGTTATCTGCGCCCCGGTCGGCGCCACGTGTATGGGGATATTTGGGCCTAGATCCTTGGCGCACGGAGACGAGGAGGAAGTGAGGGTTGAATGCGGCGGAAGTGTGACGTCATCATCAGAGAGTGCGTGTCATAAAGAAAGTGAAATAAAATCAGAGTGTCGTAAGATGCAATAA